Genomic segment of Apium graveolens cultivar Ventura chromosome 7, ASM990537v1, whole genome shotgun sequence:
AACATCTTTGTAGTAGAAACCAGATGCATGGCATTTAAAATATCTTGAGACTTTTGTTGTAATGCTCGACAAAGTTGATCAGTAATAGACATTATCTCCTCAACCACATGTAAAATAAACACAAATTCATAAGACATTAACATTTTAATAGCACTTAAAACATCACCTCGTTGAGAAAAAGTTGTCCCTTGAGCAGCAATGTCAATTAAAACCGAGTGAGTAGCACCATACATTCTTATCAAACTACATATAACAGTGAAATGTGAATTCCATCTAGTATCTTTGGGACGTTGTAATGTTCCAATTTGATTGAGACCTTTACCTGTTTAAATCTCTTCTATTTCCTTTAAATGTTCAATTTCAACAATTTGATTAGCTTGCAACTCATCATGCCGCTTAGAAGAACTAGTAACCGCATTGATAATAAAGACCATATATTGAAAGAAAGTGTGAATCTGAGGTACTTCTCTTGTCGCAGCCACAAGTGCTAATTGTAATTGATGTGCTAGACAATGAATGTAATATGCATAAGGACAATCTTTAAGAAACAAGGCTTGCAGCCCATTCCACTAACCACGCATATTACTGGCACCATCATATCCTCGACCTCTTATGTTCTGGACATTAAGATTATGATGAGACAAAATAGCACATATTTCAGTCTTTAAAGTTAAAGAAGTTGTATCTTTAACATGGACTAAATTCAAGAAACGCTCCCTCACAAAGCCGCTTTTATCAGCGAACCTAACCACAATAGCCATTTGCTCCCTTTTAGAAATATCTCTAGATTCATCCACAATCAAACAATATTTTGCATCATCAATCTCATCACAAATTAAATCATTCACTTTCCTAGCAAAAACATGTAaaagttctttttgaattttTGGTGAAGTGTATTTGGCATTTTTGGGGGCTTTATCTAAAATTATTTCTTCTACTTGAGGATTGTAAGAAGCCAAAAGTTTTAACATCTCAAGAAAATTACCCTGATTCTTCGAGTTGCAGCTTTCATCATGTCCTCTGAATGCTCAAGATTGGAATGTCAACCATTTGATTACATCTATCGATGTTTTAAGACGCATTCGATTTCGTTTGATCTCTTCTGCACTTTGTTTCTCCACTATCTTCTCCAAGTGACAAGGCTGATTTTTAAGATTATAATAACATTTAGCCGCAAAATTATGAGCTTAATTAGAACCATCTCCTTTCCCAACATGACATCTAAAAGCACATGTTTTTCCATTATTTACTTTCCTCCAACTGTTAAACCCCTTGACAGTAAAAGTATTCGAGCCACACCTTCCTAATGGATTTTTAGCcaaaagaaaacaataaaaataatatGCTGCATCTTTTTCTGGGGAGTACTCTAACCAAGGAAATTTATCAAACCAACTCTTTTGAAATCGACGGGGATGATTTTCTGGACCAGAGAAGGGATAAACTTGCACAGGTTGATATGGGCCAAGATCAATGTATGCTCTCCtaattaaatcttttttattTGGATGATAAGTCTCAATTTGTTTCCGCAAACCAGGATCACATATTAACGAATTGAAATCAATAATTTCATCAATGTTCTCAGAATCAATACCTTCATTAACAATCTCTGGATTTTGAGGATTTTGCTCGGAGTTTCTGTTTATCCCACCAAAAATCAGAGGCTCAACTCCATCTCCAGTGACTTCAATTGAGGCGGCAGAAGGTTCTTCATCTTCACAAATAGTTGTTTGCTTCTTCTTGGGTTGAAAATAGGATGTAATCTCTTTTCTCTTACTCATATTTGCGGATTAGATGCAAAGGTAGAGTAGATAAAGAGAGATGATATTAGGAATTGTAAAATTATACTATCTTTATCTTATATGTGTATTGGGGGTTTTGGGATCGGGCAGAACAACTGAACAAGTATGTTCTATTTTTAGACTTTAGTTTTAAGCATCttttttttatttcaaattatactatctttatcttatatgtttattaattaattattaagattaatgAACAAATTTCATGATTTCCATCTAATCAATATTATTTTGAATGaaataattaacaaaatcaataaaattttgtataatcaattctcaatttcaattttttttttaaatctaggGGGACCAAAAAAAATTTTGATAgtaaattttataataaaattttggggttattccGCAGTTGGCGGGGACCGGGGCTCCCTTCGGTCCCCCCTAGTTCCTCCCCTGATTGTATTTCGATGGTATTTTCTATATTGGTTAGCTATATTTTAATTAGtatgttattaaaattttatgttgttataaataaaatatattactTCAATATGTTATTAAATGattagaattttttttacagaTTTTTTACAGGTATATAGTGTTTCAACAAATATAGCCAACATCAACAGTCTGACTATATTTATAAATAAGGGCAATGTACCATTGGAGATTTATCTTTTTTTTACATAatctctatattttttatttattatatgtATTAATGACTTTTAACTAAGAATTTTATatggttggagatgctcttagaACAATTTCATCGAAAGTAAATCACAATCGCATATCAAACTAGTAAACAAAAgataaatattttgataaaagattttgttagtatataattaaaaataatcaTAAAAATCACTTATTTAGAAAGAATGACTTTTAATTTACAAAATTTAAGTCAACTTAATTACAAAATATCAAAGAGGGCGTAATACATGCATGTATAACTTGTTGATGTGTCGCTTGATCAGTTATGAATTCCGCCGATTTATGTATTCCCTCTGTATCATTGCATTTCTTATATTGGGGGACGAGTAATCGTTTTAACAATCTCGTAAAATAAGAtttcctaaataattttaaatatttttttcttttaaataaaaatataatatttaaatttttataaaaaaaaatttaaaaataaattataaaattatattttataataggGTCCCCTTCCCCAACCACAGTTGGTTGGGGATCATTTTAGAGCCAATCTATCTGGACcgttaattttaaaaataaatgacAAGGATTAAACctttccgcaatgattcattgcggaataCGGAAATTACGTTTTTACCCTTAGTTGCTTCCGCAATTATTCATTGCGGAAGTCGgaaattagttttatttttaaaaattctagaaaaaatgccaaaaataagaaattttgagaaaataataATTGTATTATTTGTTTTACCAAATTCAGTCAATTTTCAATTGTTTCTGAATTTTTTGAGTGCTGAAATTCTGAAAATT
This window contains:
- the LOC141674187 gene encoding uncharacterized protein LOC141674187, with protein sequence MSKRKEITSYFQPKKKQTTICEDEEPSAASIEVTGDGVEPLIFGGINRNSEQNPQNPEIVNEGIDSENIDEIIDFNSLICDPGLRKQIETYHPNKKDLIRRAYIDLGPYQPVQVYPFSGPENHPRRFQKSWFDKFPWLEYSPEKDAAYYFYCFLLAKNPLGRGHDESCNSKNQGNFLEMLKLLASYNPQVEEIILDKAPKNAKYTSPKIQKELLHVFARKVNDLICDEIDDAKYCLIVDESRDISKREQMAIVVRFADKSGFVRERFLNLVHVKDTTSLTLKTEICAILSHHNLNVQNIRGRGYDGASNMRG